One window of the Marinilactibacillus sp. Marseille-P9653 genome contains the following:
- the flgN gene encoding flagellar export chaperone FlgN yields MSKTEQVLAKMTELKNLLIEERAVLIQNDGERLLELISTKEEIMLTLTDFDESEIELDQLSSITGEIKELQETNLMLTEQSMSFTEQLISSIQNNVTKKNTYSKTGTFEKSGQTAFLDQSL; encoded by the coding sequence ATGTCTAAAACAGAACAAGTTTTAGCGAAAATGACTGAACTAAAAAATCTTTTAATCGAAGAGCGAGCAGTCTTGATCCAAAATGATGGCGAGAGACTGCTTGAATTGATTTCAACTAAAGAAGAGATCATGTTAACTTTAACAGATTTTGATGAAAGTGAAATTGAGTTAGATCAGTTAAGTTCAATTACCGGAGAAATCAAGGAACTTCAAGAAACAAATCTGATGTTGACAGAACAGTCAATGAGCTTCACAGAGCAATTGATATCAAGTATTCAAAATAACGTTACAAAGAAAAATACTTATTCAAAAACAGGGACATTCGAGAAATCAGGACAGACCGCATTTCTAGACCAGTCTTTATAA
- the flgM gene encoding flagellar biosynthesis anti-sigma factor FlgM, whose amino-acid sequence MKINNQHKSYLNSINQTKSGQSAKQTKSEETPKNQSPVQVNISKEAQALHDADKTVFSEKVQAIKDAIQNGDYEVDASKISSELVRTIQSQKEQ is encoded by the coding sequence ATGAAAATCAATAACCAACACAAAAGCTATTTAAACTCAATCAATCAAACAAAATCAGGACAGTCTGCTAAACAAACAAAATCTGAAGAAACCCCTAAAAACCAATCACCAGTGCAAGTGAATATTTCTAAAGAAGCACAAGCTTTACATGATGCAGACAAAACCGTTTTTTCTGAAAAAGTACAAGCAATTAAAGATGCTATTCAAAATGGTGATTATGAAGTAGATGCTAGTAAAATTTCTTCAGAACTAGTGCGCACGATTCAGTCACAAAAGGAGCAATAA